In Ureibacillus thermophilus, the genomic stretch AAATTCAGCAAATGCTGGGCTGCATTGAAGAACATGTAGCGAAATGGTGAAAAACATTTTAATGCGAATTTAGAAAGCAATCCGTTTTCTAATTCGCTTTTTTTCTTATAGGAAGGGGCTGTCCAGAAAGTCGAACACTTTCTGAACAGCCTTACTTCTTATAGGAATATTCTCTTAAAAACTTTCCCTGCGGTGGTCACAAAACGCGCCTCCTCGTCGCAATTTATCTGCGGCAAAACTCTAGCGACAGCCGCAAAGAAGGCGTCTTGAAATGACTTTTCAGACGCCCCCTTTGAATCTGATCAAAGAGGATTGCATTCTATTTCAATTAGACAGCTTTAACATCTCATTCATTTCTTCCGGACAATCGGTGATAATTCCTTCAACGCCTAAATGACGCAATATGTCCACTTGCTCTTTATTATTGATAGTATAGACACGCACAGGAATGCCCGCTTTGATTGCTTCAAGCACCGGGCGACGAGCCACTGCCCGATAGGCCACATGAAAAGCTTTTGCAGGAACTAAAGTGCGGTACCCTTTCATATTTAAAATACTATAGGAAAATAATGGAGCACTTTCGATGTCCGGAGCCAACTCAACCATCCGCTTCACCGCTTCATGGTCAAAAGATGATATAATTACCCGATCCTTTAAGCGGAAATTTTCCGCTTCTCTCAGCACCAATTCCTCAAGCCCCGGATAAATGATTTTATCTGACTTTAATTCAATATTAATTTTGTGGCTGGTATTTTTTAAAAGGTCCAGCACCTCCGCCAAAGTCGGAATTTTTTCGCCGCGGAATTTCTTGTTA encodes the following:
- a CDS encoding glycerophosphodiester phosphodiesterase — translated: MQIFAHRGYSSKYPENTLAAFEAAAKLDITGVELDVHLTKDRQVVVIHDEKINRTSNGKGFVKDMTLKELRQFDFGSWFNKKFRGEKIPTLAEVLDLLKNTSHKINIELKSDKIIYPGLEELVLREAENFRLKDRVIISSFDHEAVKRMVELAPDIESAPLFSYSILNMKGYRTLVPAKAFHVAYRAVARRPVLEAIKAGIPVRVYTINNKEQVDILRHLGVEGIITDCPEEMNEMLKLSN